From Panicum hallii strain FIL2 chromosome 2, PHallii_v3.1, whole genome shotgun sequence, a single genomic window includes:
- the LOC112883294 gene encoding uncharacterized protein LOC112883294 yields the protein MRLLQAEELFQKVLEGGSKTKVARLLGLDVGSKYVGLAVSDEKNRIALPLSVLSRTKTNINLMADDFKTLALKYSLAGFVVGYPFNLHGQHSPNAVQVRLLAGELCKTGKLDDLCYTYWDENFTSKCVEALLHPLNLKNRDEAKTITDKFAAVCILQGYLDNMNRKFRPADKSEA from the exons ATGAGGCTGCTGCAGGCGGAAGAGCTATTCCAGAAGGTTCTGGAGGGTGGATCGAAGACGAAGGTGGCTCGGCTGCTCGGGCTCGACGTTGGCAGCAAGTACGTTGGGCTGGCCGTCTCCGATGAGAAGAACAGGATTGCTTTGCCTCTGAG TGTCTTGAGTCGGACAAAGACAAACATCAACTTGATGGCAGATGATTTCAAAACATTG GCTTTGAAATATTCCCTAGCTGGGTTTGTTGTGGGCTATCCATTCAACCTTCATGGTCAACACAGTCCAAAT GCAGTTCAAGTAAGGCTTCTTGCTGGAGAACTTTGTAAAACAGGGAAACTTGATGATCTGTGCTACACATATTGGGATGAAAATTTCACCTCAAAG TGTGTTGAAGCCCTCTTACATCCTCTCAATCTAAAAAATCGAGATGAGGCCAAAACAATTACAGATAAATTTGCTGCAGTTTGCATACTCCAG GGTTATCTTGATAACATGAACAGAAAATTCAGACCTGCTGACAAGTCTGAAGCATAA
- the LOC112883533 gene encoding putative methyltransferase C9orf114 homolog, giving the protein MNPANSEAARHKDKKQKRKKHKDAIEDDCGAATAEESAPHEKKKQKQRKDGGEGEEKTKRLKPTVSIAVAGSIIDNAQSLELATMLAGQIARAATVFRIDEVVVFDSTPASENGDTGDGEESGARFLVRILEYLETPQYLRRRLFPMHKNLKFVGLLPPLDAPHHVRKHEWSEFREGVTLEGDRSKGTLVDVGLSKNVLVEQTLEPGKRVTVAMGTNRDLTTACVRKVVPPSTPREEMGSYWGYKVRYASSLSGVFKNSPYKEEYDHIIGTSEHGQIINSSELTLPSFRHLLIAFGGLAGLEESIEEDTNLKGKHANDVFTSYLNTCPNQGSRTIRTEEALLISLQYFQDPIRRVEQQM; this is encoded by the exons ATGAACCCTGCCAACAGTGAGGCAGCACGGCACAAGGACAAGAAGCAGAAAAGGAAGAAGCACAAGGATGCCATTGAGGACGACTGCGGCGCTGCAACAGCTGAGGAAAGCGCACCCCACGAGAAGAAGAAGCAGAAGCAGAGGAAGGATGGAGGTGAGggggaggagaagacgaagaggCTGAAGCCGACTGTGAGCATTGCTGTTGCCGGCTCCATCATTGACAACGCCCAGTCCCTCGAGCTCGCCACCATG CTGGCTGGTCAGATCGCCCGCGCCGCAACCGTCTTCCGCATAGATGAGGTCGTCGTCTTTGACAGCACTCCCGCTTCAGAGAATGGCGACACGGGTGATGGTGAAGAAAGCGGCGCACGTTTCCTTGTTCGGATATTGGAGTATCTGGAGACTCCGCAGTACCTACGCCGGCGCCTTTTCCCAATGCACAAGAACCTGAAGTTTGTG GGATTGCTTCCACCACTTGATGCGCCACACCACGTGCGCAAGCACGAATGGTCCGAGTTTCGTGAAG GTGTAACATTGGAGGGTGATCGCTCAAAGGGGACCCTTGTTGATGTGGGATTAAGCAAG AATGTTCTAGTTGAGCAAACACTAGAACCAGGGAAGAGAGTAACTGTAGCCATGGGAACCAATCGTGACCTAACAACAG CTTGCGTAAGGAAAGTTGTTCCCCCCTCCACCCCAAGGGAAGAGATGGGATCTTATTGGGGCTATAAAGTGCGTTATGCTTCAAGTTTAAGTGGTGTTTTCAAAAATTCCCCATACAAG GAAGAATATGACCATATCATTGGCACTTCGGAGCATGGACAAATAATTAATTCTTCGGAGCTGACCTTACCTTCTTTTAG GCATCTTCTGATTGCATTTGGTGGACTTGCTGGTTTGGAAGAAAGCATTGAAGAAGATACAAACTTGAAA GGTAAACATGCGAATGATGTATTCACATCTTATTTGAATACGTGCCCCAACCAAGGAAGCAGAACAATAAGAACAGAG GAGGCCCTTCTCATTTCCCTCCAATACTTCCAAGATCCCATCAGACGAGTAGAACAACAAATGTAG
- the LOC112883295 gene encoding isopentenyl phosphate kinase-like, whose amino-acid sequence MAQFVLVEEQHCAHWIAWLGSTLYALGYSFLRDIFKQLVLISYLGVWSFGHFPASRSGVHKGGLHWTLVKASFVATRISVTSLNQEIVRALAREGIPYVGMSPFACGWSTSQRKVNKLENYCFPTTDIFLDFF is encoded by the exons ATGGCACAATTCGTCTTAGTGGAAGAGCAACACTGTGCACATTGGATTGCATGGCTCGGCTCGACACTGTATGCTCTAGGATATTCCTTCCTGAGAGATATTTTTAAGCAACTGGTCTTAATCAGTTACCTTGGCGTAT GGTCTTTTGGCCACTTCCCAGCAAGTAGATCTGGAGTTCATAAAGGAGGGCTGCATTGGACACTTGTGAAGGCTAGCTTTGTCGCTACAAGAATTTCA GTCACTTCTCTTAACCAGGAAATTGTTAGAGCCTTGGCAAGAG AAGGAATACCATATGTTGGGATGTCACCATTTGCTTGTGGGTGGTCTACCAGTCAAAGAAAAGTGAACAAACTTGAAAACTATTGCTTTCCTACCACAGACATCTTCTTGGATTTTTTTTAA